In Flavobacterium sp. N1736, the following are encoded in one genomic region:
- a CDS encoding SusC/RagA family TonB-linked outer membrane protein — protein sequence MKKIYAFLILALGCMSHSYSQVSVSGAVVSDVEKIPVPGVSVYIKGEAKGAVTTDFDGKFEIKARQNEGVLVFSYVGFQTKEVAFSGSQKLAVSLAEEVSTLNEVVVVGYGSQKRSDVTGAIASVKSENFNKGVVANAGQLIQGKVSGVNVVAASGEPGATQDIIIRGVGSLRSGTTPLYVVDGFALDNANNGLASNPLNFINPQDIESIEVLKDASASAIYGSRAANGVIVITTKKGSKGQTKINLSMTTGLSTLTNKVDVFGADEFRKQVVAVGGTLKDGGANTDWQDELTRTGVSQNVNFSMSGGTDQSTYAASVGVDNQEGIFQNSDLKRYSGRLNLNQKAFNDKFNVGFNLTATKLENSRPDARSVVGSMLTMNPTDAIYANGQPNTNLSNDAVNPLISQRIYSDETNNNRILANIAPSYEFIKGLTYKFNLGVDYSMSERDVQVLPYRSATNTTESTLNNIITTNNNILYENTLTYNFNKDVHSFTVLAGQSYQKIQVNQKNYDFKGFPDNGVEPKNQIEAATELRTKSSSAVENELQSFFGRLNYGYDNKYLLTATIRADGSSKFGKNNRYGYFPSVALGWNITKEDFLKESETLNNLKLRASWGKTGVQEIPSKITKASYTESNTGNNTYPLDPSAIDLGGYPYGSIYTRLANPNIQWEVSTQTNIGVDFSLFNNRLSGTVDYFNKVSENILLEVAPVDPIQPAPKYWTNIPNMQIKNNGIEVALDYSSDKSKDFSYSIGGNVSFTDNKVQDSPYKILTTGGAQGGGQTGATINGVLNGQSIGSFYMLDFIGIGPDGLNQFRDTNNDGVIKDDDRIVAGSALPDYIYAFYLNFKYKNFDLSANFNGAGGNKIYNHVAMSSFNRGSLANSFNTTDRASEFLNEATTNSNTVSTRYLEDGSFLRLNNATLGYNLSPKLIGLDNVMDNLRLSITGQNLFVITKYTGYDPEINTGTSVGEIQSFGIDYFSYPRSRTIVFGLNVTF from the coding sequence ATGAAAAAAATTTACGCATTCTTAATTCTTGCCTTAGGATGTATGTCACATTCCTATTCGCAGGTATCAGTATCAGGAGCTGTGGTTTCTGATGTTGAGAAAATACCCGTACCAGGAGTCTCTGTTTATATTAAAGGAGAGGCAAAAGGAGCTGTAACAACAGATTTTGATGGAAAATTTGAAATTAAAGCACGACAAAATGAAGGTGTTTTAGTTTTTTCTTATGTAGGATTTCAAACAAAAGAAGTTGCTTTCTCCGGCAGTCAAAAATTGGCTGTTTCTCTTGCAGAAGAAGTGAGTACTTTAAATGAAGTAGTAGTTGTAGGTTACGGTTCCCAAAAAAGATCTGATGTAACCGGAGCAATTGCATCTGTAAAAAGCGAAAATTTTAATAAAGGAGTGGTGGCAAATGCCGGACAATTGATTCAGGGAAAAGTCTCGGGGGTTAACGTTGTCGCAGCAAGTGGTGAACCGGGAGCAACACAGGATATTATTATTCGTGGGGTTGGTAGTTTACGCTCCGGAACAACGCCGCTTTATGTAGTAGATGGATTTGCGCTGGATAATGCTAATAATGGACTTGCTTCAAATCCTTTAAACTTTATTAATCCGCAGGATATAGAAAGTATCGAGGTACTTAAAGATGCATCTGCATCTGCAATTTACGGTTCAAGAGCTGCAAATGGTGTAATTGTAATTACAACTAAAAAAGGATCGAAAGGGCAGACTAAAATAAACCTTTCTATGACTACAGGACTTTCAACATTGACAAATAAAGTGGATGTTTTTGGTGCTGATGAATTTAGAAAACAAGTTGTTGCTGTAGGCGGAACTTTAAAAGACGGAGGAGCAAATACAGACTGGCAGGATGAATTAACGAGAACCGGAGTTTCTCAAAACGTTAATTTCTCTATGAGCGGCGGTACAGATCAATCTACTTATGCAGCATCTGTGGGTGTAGACAATCAGGAAGGTATTTTTCAAAATAGTGATTTAAAACGTTATTCAGGACGTTTGAATTTAAACCAAAAAGCATTTAACGATAAGTTTAATGTTGGATTTAACCTGACAGCAACTAAACTTGAAAATTCAAGACCAGATGCCAGATCGGTAGTGGGCAGCATGTTAACAATGAATCCTACTGATGCAATTTATGCTAACGGACAGCCTAATACTAATTTAAGTAATGATGCTGTAAATCCTTTAATCAGTCAGAGAATTTATTCTGATGAAACAAACAACAATCGTATTTTGGCGAACATTGCCCCATCATATGAATTTATAAAAGGCTTAACGTATAAATTTAATCTTGGAGTTGATTATTCTATGTCTGAAAGAGATGTACAGGTTTTGCCATACAGATCGGCTACTAATACAACTGAAAGTACTTTAAACAATATTATTACGACTAACAATAATATTTTATATGAAAATACGCTGACGTATAATTTCAATAAAGATGTTCATAGTTTTACAGTTTTAGCTGGTCAATCGTATCAGAAAATACAAGTAAATCAAAAAAATTATGATTTTAAAGGGTTTCCGGACAATGGCGTAGAGCCAAAAAATCAAATCGAAGCAGCAACTGAGCTTAGAACTAAGTCTTCGTCTGCAGTAGAAAATGAGCTTCAGTCTTTCTTTGGAAGATTAAATTATGGGTATGATAACAAATACCTGCTTACAGCAACTATTCGTGCCGATGGTTCTTCTAAATTTGGTAAAAATAACAGATACGGATATTTTCCATCTGTGGCTTTGGGTTGGAATATAACGAAAGAAGATTTCTTAAAAGAATCTGAAACGCTTAACAATCTTAAACTAAGAGCAAGCTGGGGAAAAACCGGTGTTCAGGAAATTCCTTCTAAAATTACCAAAGCAAGTTATACAGAAAGTAACACAGGAAACAATACATATCCATTAGATCCATCAGCGATAGATTTAGGCGGATATCCTTATGGTTCAATCTATACTCGTTTAGCCAATCCTAATATTCAATGGGAAGTTTCTACACAAACCAATATTGGTGTAGACTTTAGTTTATTCAATAACAGATTATCAGGTACTGTTGATTATTTCAACAAAGTTTCAGAAAATATTTTGTTAGAAGTAGCGCCGGTAGATCCTATTCAGCCTGCACCAAAATATTGGACGAATATCCCAAATATGCAGATTAAAAACAATGGTATTGAGGTTGCTTTAGATTACAGCAGTGATAAAAGCAAAGACTTCTCATACAGTATTGGTGGAAACGTTTCTTTTACAGATAATAAAGTACAAGACTCACCTTATAAAATATTAACTACAGGTGGAGCGCAAGGAGGCGGACAAACGGGAGCAACCATAAACGGTGTTCTTAACGGACAATCTATTGGTTCTTTTTATATGCTTGATTTTATTGGAATTGGACCTGATGGTTTAAATCAATTTAGAGATACAAACAATGATGGTGTAATTAAGGATGATGACCGTATCGTTGCCGGAAGCGCCTTACCGGATTATATTTATGCTTTTTATCTGAACTTTAAATATAAAAACTTTGATTTGTCAGCTAATTTTAATGGTGCCGGAGGAAATAAAATCTACAACCACGTTGCAATGTCTTCATTCAACAGAGGAAGTTTGGCAAATTCTTTTAATACTACAGACAGAGCTTCAGAATTTTTAAATGAAGCAACTACAAATTCAAATACAGTTTCTACAAGATATTTAGAAGACGGTAGTTTCCTGAGATTAAATAATGCAACTCTTGGTTATAATTTAAGCCCAAAATTAATTGGACTTGATAATGTAATGGATAACCTGCGTCTTTCTATAACAGGACAAAACCTATTTGTAATTACAAAATATACTGGTTATGATCCTGAAATAAACACGGGAACTTCAGTAGGAGAAATTCAGTCTTTTGGAATCGATTACTTCAGTTACCCAAGAAGCAGAACGATTGTATTTGGCTTAAACGTGACATTTTAA
- a CDS encoding two-component regulator propeller domain-containing protein: protein MTRVFILFYLFTMFSFGQQIKFENYTTNQGLSNNSVLDIESDRDGGLWVATWDGLNYFDGYNFKIFKNNFQDNKTISSNYIIKLEKDAAGQIWLITKEANINCYLGNDEFKEFKFKGTPKDIHLSQKGNIVVETSTGFYEFKNKSFVEIPQNNIKQTGFENVKSILLRKYPKLIINDILKDKSGNIWFATRENGLYIITNDSNENNIQHFTSDLYAPYSFRNNEIESLHEDDFGNVWLGQKDGGLSMAYIGSEKIHSIMPHPVKEPYLPDETIRAVTKDSKGKIWLGYYTKGLYYYNEGSHFFEKFKIDKAASNPDWERIRTLFTSSDGTVWAGTYKGILRISNNKCTTYETSNIQGMPVNRCYSIFEDQNKQLWMGCWGGLAKFNLKTEKFEKFSGQELLNKYNIRCVKKNNQDLILATENDGVILFNLTTNRLRKITTKEGILGNSIYSVFVDNASDNYWIASLGGITVFNKKTGIIKNISESEGLPSHMVYGLIDNGNKVWISTTKGLASIDKKTYTVTSYNPDHGWQAPEFSEGAYYQDSKGNLFFGGINGLNYFNPATVYFCNSKAKIKLKIDGSENYLTEIKKSFSNNELDIEVLPILFPKSKKTDIYYKLEGEDENWVLLSANNKIEYSDLSSGDYTFRIKQGKYGIVEPVFFTLHIGKAFYQSILFYILLSGFILLFCIIVVYFKNKASLAQQKYLEELVIARTAVIENQKKYLEEINIELDEKNKKIEEQKEKLLILHSNSKNENFEIEKFKTFMLAEFQDPIAKIIDISGSFKKDTETQRALISESGKLVNLISEWNYLEHVKDLGPIKKAAADLFPVLKNNVEKLKNNLQRNQVNFNCEIDSSNCVAVVDVLRLKLSLQYFFNDFSKYSDKDSTLNIAITYENNYLKIKVTSDSIILKNNWHNITHYSPYFRALQVLMQDLEGEFITSSEEQFQTILRIPIEVIDPETNFKETISWKNFNYEDQFSSDKKYLLVFGDQFNNPVANQVLESENYNLIFESSVFNLNAIMKQIDIAALVFYQAEFSKDLINFLKLNKENTKIKIPMIYISEDINYELDEQLLEIGIDTHIKLPASTSFIKKKIDRLVNQNIEPLKEHKIQQKIFEILTENNEHITPNEKLLKRALEIIKEELQNPSFNVEMLVEQLGISRVKCYRLFKETLHQSPSDILMSLRLQKAEVLLKTKRLNISEISFECGYNDPKYFGRTFKKYFGKSPKEYKEHSA from the coding sequence ATGACCAGAGTATTTATATTATTTTATCTTTTTACAATGTTTTCATTTGGACAACAGATAAAATTTGAAAACTATACAACAAACCAGGGCTTATCTAATAATTCAGTACTTGATATAGAAAGCGACAGAGATGGCGGACTTTGGGTTGCAACCTGGGACGGTTTAAATTATTTTGATGGTTATAATTTTAAAATTTTTAAGAACAATTTTCAAGACAATAAAACAATTTCGAGTAACTATATTATTAAGTTAGAAAAAGATGCCGCAGGGCAAATCTGGCTTATTACAAAAGAAGCAAATATAAACTGCTATCTTGGAAATGATGAGTTTAAGGAATTTAAATTTAAAGGAACTCCAAAAGATATTCATTTATCTCAAAAAGGAAATATCGTAGTTGAAACAAGCACGGGCTTCTATGAATTTAAAAATAAATCGTTTGTAGAAATACCTCAAAACAACATAAAACAAACAGGTTTTGAAAATGTAAAAAGTATTTTACTGAGAAAATATCCTAAGCTTATCATCAACGATATTTTAAAAGATAAGTCAGGAAATATATGGTTTGCAACTCGTGAGAATGGATTATATATTATTACAAATGATTCTAATGAAAATAATATACAACATTTTACTTCTGATTTATATGCGCCATATTCTTTTAGAAATAATGAAATAGAATCTCTTCATGAAGATGATTTTGGAAACGTTTGGTTAGGGCAAAAAGATGGCGGTTTGAGTATGGCTTACATTGGTTCAGAAAAAATACATTCTATCATGCCGCATCCTGTAAAAGAACCGTATTTACCGGATGAAACTATTCGGGCTGTTACAAAAGACAGCAAAGGAAAAATTTGGCTGGGTTATTACACAAAAGGGCTTTATTATTACAACGAAGGAAGTCATTTTTTTGAAAAATTTAAAATAGATAAAGCCGCTTCAAATCCGGATTGGGAACGAATACGAACGTTGTTTACTTCAAGCGACGGAACGGTTTGGGCAGGAACTTATAAAGGAATTTTGCGTATTTCTAATAATAAATGCACAACTTATGAAACCAGCAATATACAGGGAATGCCGGTTAACAGATGTTATTCTATTTTTGAAGATCAAAACAAACAGCTTTGGATGGGTTGCTGGGGAGGTTTGGCTAAATTTAATTTGAAAACCGAAAAATTCGAAAAATTTAGCGGGCAGGAATTATTGAATAAATACAATATTAGATGTGTTAAAAAAAACAATCAGGATTTAATATTGGCGACTGAAAATGATGGCGTTATCCTATTTAATTTAACGACAAACAGGTTAAGGAAAATTACGACCAAAGAAGGAATTTTAGGCAATAGTATTTATTCCGTTTTTGTAGACAATGCATCAGATAATTATTGGATTGCTTCGTTGGGAGGAATCACGGTTTTTAATAAAAAAACAGGCATAATAAAAAATATTTCAGAGTCTGAAGGATTGCCAAGCCATATGGTTTACGGGCTTATAGATAATGGAAACAAGGTCTGGATAAGCACTACAAAAGGACTTGCTTCGATTGATAAAAAAACATACACGGTTACATCTTATAATCCTGATCATGGCTGGCAGGCACCTGAGTTTTCTGAAGGAGCCTATTATCAGGATTCTAAAGGAAATTTGTTTTTTGGAGGTATAAACGGGCTTAATTATTTTAATCCGGCTACCGTTTACTTTTGCAATTCGAAGGCAAAAATAAAATTGAAAATAGATGGCAGCGAAAATTATCTGACGGAGATTAAAAAAAGCTTTAGTAATAATGAATTAGACATTGAAGTACTACCAATTTTGTTTCCTAAAAGCAAAAAAACAGATATTTATTATAAACTGGAGGGAGAGGATGAAAACTGGGTTCTTTTAAGTGCCAACAATAAAATAGAATATTCTGATTTATCATCAGGAGATTATACTTTCAGGATAAAACAGGGCAAATATGGAATTGTGGAACCGGTGTTTTTTACACTTCACATTGGCAAAGCATTTTATCAATCGATCTTGTTTTACATTCTTTTATCAGGTTTTATACTGCTGTTTTGCATTATAGTGGTTTATTTTAAAAATAAAGCGTCTCTTGCCCAACAAAAATATCTGGAAGAACTTGTCATAGCCCGTACTGCTGTGATTGAAAACCAGAAAAAATATCTGGAAGAAATCAATATAGAACTTGATGAAAAGAACAAAAAAATAGAAGAACAAAAAGAAAAACTACTCATTCTTCACAGCAATTCTAAAAATGAAAATTTTGAAATCGAAAAGTTTAAAACCTTTATGCTGGCAGAGTTTCAAGATCCGATAGCCAAAATAATTGATATTTCGGGTTCGTTTAAAAAAGATACAGAAACGCAAAGGGCTCTAATATCTGAATCCGGTAAATTGGTAAATCTTATCTCTGAATGGAATTATCTGGAACATGTTAAAGATCTTGGTCCAATAAAAAAAGCAGCTGCGGATTTGTTTCCTGTCTTAAAAAATAATGTCGAAAAACTAAAAAACAACTTACAGCGTAATCAGGTAAATTTTAATTGTGAAATAGACAGCAGCAATTGTGTTGCCGTTGTCGATGTTTTGCGTTTAAAACTGTCCTTGCAATACTTTTTTAATGATTTCAGCAAATATTCAGACAAAGACAGTACGCTGAATATTGCTATTACTTACGAAAATAATTACTTAAAAATTAAAGTTACTTCTGATAGTATTATCTTAAAAAACAACTGGCACAATATAACGCATTACAGCCCTTATTTTAGAGCTTTACAAGTTTTAATGCAAGACCTTGAAGGAGAATTTATCACATCATCAGAAGAACAATTTCAAACTATATTACGAATTCCGATAGAAGTTATCGATCCGGAGACAAACTTCAAGGAAACAATTTCATGGAAAAATTTTAATTATGAAGATCAATTTTCTTCTGATAAAAAGTATCTTTTGGTTTTTGGTGATCAGTTCAATAATCCTGTCGCAAATCAGGTTTTAGAAAGCGAAAATTATAACTTAATCTTCGAAAGTTCTGTTTTTAACCTAAACGCAATAATGAAGCAGATCGATATAGCGGCTCTGGTTTTTTATCAGGCAGAATTCTCAAAAGACCTGATTAATTTTTTAAAATTAAATAAAGAAAATACGAAGATAAAAATACCAATGATTTATATCTCGGAGGATATTAATTATGAACTTGATGAACAGTTACTGGAAATTGGTATCGATACTCATATTAAATTACCTGCCAGTACATCGTTTATCAAGAAAAAAATTGATCGTTTGGTGAATCAAAATATAGAGCCGCTAAAAGAGCATAAAATTCAGCAAAAAATATTTGAGATTCTAACAGAAAACAACGAACATATTACGCCCAACGAAAAACTTTTAAAAAGAGCTTTAGAAATAATTAAGGAAGAATTGCAGAATCCGTCCTTTAATGTCGAAATGCTTGTAGAACAATTGGGAATTTCGAGAGTAAAATGTTATCGTTTATTTAAGGAAACTTTACATCAGTCGCCTTCAGATATACTAATGTCGCTACGCTTGCAAAAAGCAGAAGTTTTACTAAAAACGAAAAGATTAAATATATCTGAGATCAGTTTTGAGTGCGGTTATAATGATCCAAAATACTTTGGTCGTACTTTTAAAAAGTATTTTGGAAAGAGTCCGAAGGAATATAAAGAACATTCGGCTTAG
- a CDS encoding RNA polymerase sigma factor, whose product MKIPDQVLLERIANKDNVAFHEFYNRYAALLYRWAYNRVGNEEIAEEITQEFWAKFWLNPSQIKTDAAGNAKNYLLHFFTYRVLDYIRSNLSKKTVSNIGDDFDLLSKTLIYTHISEEIEEKEIYALIDEIISTLPDLTQKVFNHRWKDDLSTEETAQLLNIDEKAVYNRMYVAINLIREKVASMLNEGDNINKIKTINALVIWCSLLK is encoded by the coding sequence ATGAAAATTCCAGACCAAGTCCTTCTTGAAAGGATCGCGAATAAAGACAATGTTGCATTTCATGAGTTTTATAATCGTTATGCCGCTTTGCTTTACAGATGGGCGTATAATCGTGTAGGCAATGAAGAAATTGCCGAGGAAATTACTCAGGAATTCTGGGCTAAATTTTGGCTAAATCCAAGTCAGATAAAAACAGATGCAGCAGGAAATGCAAAGAATTATCTTTTGCACTTTTTTACCTACAGAGTGCTCGATTATATCCGTTCGAATTTGAGTAAAAAAACAGTTTCAAATATTGGAGACGATTTTGACCTGCTTTCAAAAACTTTAATCTATACCCATATTTCCGAAGAAATAGAAGAAAAGGAAATCTACGCACTTATTGATGAAATCATATCGACACTTCCGGATTTGACCCAAAAAGTTTTCAATCACAGATGGAAAGATGATTTGTCGACTGAAGAAACTGCACAATTATTAAATATTGATGAAAAAGCAGTGTATAACCGTATGTATGTGGCCATTAATCTGATAAGAGAAAAAGTAGCATCAATGCTTAACGAAGGCGATAACATTAATAAAATAAAAACTATTAATGCACTGGTGATATGGTGCAGCCTGTTAAAATAA
- a CDS encoding FecR family protein gives MNKKLNQEEQDKKNLLWFLWLHDYFHRYYNKQASEKEIQIIKHWNPEKVIGASFEASESQVKKGIEKVWDALSVQYGFTKPDNKPVKVFTLQKLLSYAAAILVLMMASVTAYQYQTYDTFQSLSSLFSDKMEYGTGKGDVKKFILPDGSLITLNGSTTLTFAKNEFNGKKREIWLKDGEVFFEVAKNPHKPFIIHTHDADVVVKGTSFSVTAYDKLHKSTVAVRTGRVEVRKDHNILALFPSQKAIIDKKKKSISLSEVKTSNIATWREGNLTLSHSDADELMLRMEQHFDVEIKLQPGLLEDINFSASFDKETSLKNMLDVISDIYGVRYTITNHTVTLYK, from the coding sequence ATGAATAAGAAGCTGAATCAAGAAGAACAAGACAAGAAAAACCTGCTTTGGTTTTTGTGGCTGCATGATTATTTCCACAGATATTATAACAAACAGGCATCTGAAAAAGAAATTCAAATTATTAAACACTGGAATCCTGAAAAGGTAATCGGTGCTTCGTTTGAAGCATCTGAAAGTCAGGTAAAAAAAGGAATCGAAAAGGTATGGGACGCTTTATCTGTTCAATATGGATTTACTAAACCGGACAATAAGCCTGTAAAAGTTTTTACGCTACAGAAGCTATTATCGTATGCGGCGGCAATTTTGGTATTAATGATGGCATCTGTCACGGCATATCAATACCAGACTTATGATACGTTTCAAAGTTTGAGTTCTTTATTTTCTGATAAAATGGAATACGGGACAGGCAAAGGTGATGTAAAAAAGTTCATACTTCCGGACGGTTCTTTAATTACCCTAAACGGAAGCACGACCCTGACTTTTGCAAAAAATGAATTTAACGGCAAAAAAAGAGAAATCTGGCTCAAAGACGGCGAGGTATTTTTTGAAGTTGCTAAAAATCCGCACAAACCTTTTATAATACATACTCATGATGCCGATGTTGTCGTAAAAGGAACTTCATTTAGTGTAACGGCCTACGACAAGCTGCATAAAAGTACTGTAGCGGTGAGAACCGGAAGAGTCGAAGTAAGAAAAGACCATAATATTCTTGCGCTTTTTCCTTCACAAAAAGCAATTATAGATAAAAAGAAAAAGAGCATCAGCCTCTCAGAAGTAAAAACTTCGAATATTGCGACGTGGAGAGAAGGAAACTTAACACTGAGCCATTCAGATGCTGATGAACTGATGCTTCGAATGGAGCAGCATTTTGATGTTGAAATCAAACTACAGCCGGGACTTTTAGAAGACATCAATTTTAGCGCTTCTTTTGATAAGGAAACTTCTCTGAAAAATATGCTCGATGTTATCTCAGACATCTATGGTGTGCGCTATACTATTACAAACCATACAGTAACCCTATACAAATAA